One genomic segment of Scophthalmus maximus strain ysfricsl-2021 chromosome 3, ASM2237912v1, whole genome shotgun sequence includes these proteins:
- the znf217 gene encoding zinc finger protein 217 → MPTHSLLPFVESPDGLAQDILISNSANIPGPGSSMTPHTTNLEKQCGGGSPLSCMFCDQTFIHQDELGPHVLTQHPTTFFEPTVLRVEAEFRIPGERERPKPSSLPNKKEEVHSCIVCGQVSQDAGELEAHMRKHKDYFTYCCNICGRRFREPWFLKNHMKMHVKPGARSKAQQDQETLATVNGIAQDPAPEPAVTVYKICMVCGFFFPDHDSLVEHSKVHNREAEHGKDKDKENTDTSTESLPDQETFLRGLNLRPRAVGNSLQHERSSKWIPQLDPYSTYQAWQLATKGKIAVGPNNIKDIGQEASTDIEDCNSDKEELHHVWSECQGDKAGKEGLGRELQSQPAAETPGPQRRSLMQKDKGKERPTTCEECQRTFRTYHQLVLHSRVHKRERNGVGGESPTSACADGKMPRVAKSPSSLEAAEEGSEGAALSENLDSGDGGFDRSKVRSKACSYCGKTFRSSYYLTVHLRTHTGEKPFKCAYCDYAAAQKTSLKYHLDRRHKNKPYVEIPSRPVPSPPSPSDGKPKDGPGARSCADGSPESKFDGAGGKLGMPLMQMNGEHSKLIQAKSTYLPTDDVLIKCPLPVNPKREKEDIKEENYEGPLNLSLKVSVPHSAEHGKALIPIACLYCAYTTMYPEVLMMHKRLTHKDKADSTRKNGFGGSSKQKRSTGCPPTLDGKDVSPLPMFERRHPRRTKSPPPQPVKPGEKTPVNPPQPHGLKRSPVHAPPHDVVQETQRHRQNIDPHPSQESSRYTELMRKSNPGSKYVLDLPGPPDRFSERSYSDVIWHSEAARLCLSSRFGSLPQMDFGESSNKRLKYSVPTGREADVGERPGFRGPTADGSGRLIVSARAAKTASQKSGPSTLPEMAIGGVLDSEWSMMNLLRPYTPTDLASLYHSTSSSASHGGLSNPRAGGRAVLYQHLPTLPSLQRRDPSGPFPNQRYGATDKST, encoded by the exons ATGCCAACTCACTCGCTGCTGCCGTTTGTGGAGAGCCCAGATGGACTTGCCCAAGATATTCTGATTAGTAACAGTGCAAACATCCCAGGGCCTGGCTCCAGCATGACACCACACACCACCAACTTGGAAAAGCAATGTGGAGGCGGATCGCCGCTCTCGTGCATGTTCTGCGATCAGACTTTTATTCATCAGGATGAGCTGGGACCCCACGTGCTCACGCAGCACCCCACCACTTTCTTCGAACCCACCGTGCTCCGGGTGGAGGCGGAGTTCAGGAtcccgggagagagagagcgacccAAACCGAGCAGCCtcccaaacaaaaaagaggaggtCCACAGCTGCATCGTCTGCGGCCAGGTATCGCAAGATGCCGGCGAGCTCGAGGCTCATATGAGGAAGCACAAGGACTACTTCACCTACTGCTGTAATATCTGCGGGCGCCGTTTCAGGGAGCCGTGGTTCCTGAAGAACCACATGAAGATGCACGTGAAACCGGGAGCGAGGAGCAAGGCCCAGCAGGACCAGGAGACCCTGGCGACGGTCAACGGCATCGCCCAGGACCCTGCTCCAGAGCCCGCGGTCACCGTTTACAAAATTTGCATggtttgtgggtttttcttcCCCGACCATGACAGTTTGGTCGAACATAGCAAAGTGCATAATAGAGAAGCGGAGCAcggcaaagacaaagacaaggagaaCACGGACACCTCCACGGAATCCCTCCCCGACCAGGAAACGTTTCTTCGCGGTCTGAACCTCCGGCCTCGCGCTGTGGGAAATAGTTTGCAACACGAGAGATCGTCAAAATGGATTCCCCAGCTCGATCCCTACAGCACCTATCAGGCCTGGCAACTGGCTACGAAGGGGAAGATAGCAGTGGGTCCAAATAACATAAAAGATATCGGCCAGGAAGCAAGCACAGACATCGAAGACTGCAACTCTGACAAGGAGGAGCTGCATCACGTTTGGTCCGAGTGCCAAGGAGACAAGGCCGGGAAAGAGGGCCTCGGGAGGGAGCTGCAGTCTCAGCCTGCGGCGGAGACCCCGGGACCACAGCGGCGGTCGCTCATGCAAAAAGACAAGGGCAAGGAGAGGCCAACCACTTGTGAGGAATGTCAGAGGACCTTCAGGACGTACCACCAGCTAGTGCTTCACTCCAGGGTGCACAAGCGCGAGAGAAACGGCGTCGGCGGGGAGAGCCCGACGTCCGCCTGTGCCGACGGGAAGATGCCAAGAGTCGCCAAGAGTCCAAGCTCACTGGAGGCCGCGGAGGAGGGCTCCGAGGGAGCCGCTCTGTCAGAAAACCTCGACTCAG GCGACGGCGGCTTTGATCGATCAAAGGTCAGGTCCAAAGCGTGCAGCTACTGTGGCAAAACATTCCGATCGAGCTATTACCTCACAGTTCACCTGAGGACTCACACAG GTGAAAAACCCTTCAAGTGTGCCTACTGTGACTACGCCGCGGCCCAGAAGACCTCACTGAAATATCACCTGGATCGCCGTCACAAGAACAAGCCTTACGTGGAGATCCCCAGCCGACCCGTgccttcacctccctcccccagtgatggaaaaccCAAAGACGGCCCCGGAGCCAGATCGTGTGCCGACGGGTCACCAGAGAGCAAATTTGATGGCGCGGGCGGCAAACTCGGCATGCCGCTCATGCAGATGAACGGCGAGCACAGCAAATTAATCCAAGCCAAGTCCACTTACCTGCCGACCGATGACGTGCTCATAAAGTGCCCTCTACCTGTTAACCcgaagagggaaaaggaagataTAAAAGAGGAAAACTACGAGGGCCCGTTAAATCTGTCCTTGAAAGTGTCCGTCCCTCACAGTGCGGAACACGGAAAGGCATTAATTCCAATTGCCTGTTTGTACTGTGCATATACAACCATGTACCCCGAGGTTCTGATGATGCACAAAAGGCTGACGCACAAAGACAAGGCCGACAGCACTAGGAAGAATGGATTCGGAGGCAGTTCGAAACAGAAACGTTCCACAGGCTGCCCCCCCACGCTTGACGGCAAAGATGTCAGCCCACTTCCGATGTTTGAGAGGCGCCACCCTCGCCGGACCAAATCCCCGCCCCCCCAACCTGTGAAACCCGGAGAGAAGACGCCCGTCAACCCGCCTCAGCCTCATGGTCTCAAGCGGTCTCCTGTCCACGCACCCCCGCACGACGTTGTCCAGGAGACCCAGCGTCACAGGCAGAACATTGATCCACATCCCAGTCAGGAGTCCTCCAGGTACACGGAGCTCATGAGGAAATCTAACCCGGGGAGCAAGTATGTGTTGGACCTGCCAGGCCCCCCGGACAGATTCAGCGAGAGGAGCTACTCGGACGTCATCTGGCACTCGGAAGCCGCCAGGCTGTGTCTGTCGAGCCGATTTGGGAGCCTCCCCCAGATGGATTTCGGCGAATCCTCCAACAAGCGGCTGAAGTACTCTGTGCCCACGGGCAGGGAAGCCGACGTGGGCGAGAGGCCCGGCTTCAGAGGCCCGACGGCGGACGGATCCGGCAGACTGATCGTCTCGGCCAGAGCCGCGAAAACCGCGTCGCAGAAGTCGGGTCCGTCCACACTACCCGAGATGGCCATCGGAGGAGTTTTGGACTCCGAGTGGAGCATGATGAACCTGCTTCGCCCCTACACCCCCACCGACCTGGCTTCTCTCTATCACAGCACATCATCCAGCGCCAGTCACGGAGGACTGTCCAACCCGAGAGCAG GGGGCAGAGCTGTGCTGTACCAACACTTACCCACACTGCCCAGCCTGCAGAGACGAGACCCCTCCGGCCCGTTTCCTAACCAACGCTACGGGGCTACTGACAAAAGTACCTAA